The nucleotide window ATATGTGGCGGAGGGATCGTCATACCCGCGGCTCGACGTATATACGATCACGCGATTGCCGCGCCGCGCCAGCTCTTCCGCGGCGTCGGCAAGGTGCTGGCCGACGGCGGCGGGATCCGGCACATAGACCTGTGATATGAAAACGAAGGTCCTGGGCTTGCCGGTCACGATGCGACTGCGGAGTAAACGCCGAGAGTCTCGCTTGCTGCTCGATCCCAGGAGAACCCCCGCGCGTTCTCGTAGCCCTTGGCGCGAAGACGGCTGCGCAGATCCACATCCAGCAGAGATCGCATGAGGGCAGCGGCCATGTCGTCCACCGAGTGCGGATCGAACAGGACGGCCCCTTCGCCGGCGACCTCCGGAAGTGCGCCCGCCGAGGAGCATGCGACCGGCACACCGGCGTGCTGGGCGTCGAGAATCGGAAGACCGAACCCCTCGTAGAGCGACGGGAACGCGAAGAGCGACGCGTTGTGCATGAGCGTCTCGACGTCGCTGTCGGGCAGATAGCCGGTGAAGTGAACGCGGTCGTCTCCCGCCGCCTCGATGTCCGCGCGAACCCCGGCTCTCTCGGGTAGGTGGCCGACGAGCACGAGCGCGTGCGGCACCGACGACGAAATGCGCGCGAAGGCCGCGATCAGTCCTCTGATGTTCTTGTGGGCGCTCAGACTGCTGAACGCCAGGATGTACGGCCGCGAAATGTTGCGGACGACGTCCACCGCCACCCCCGCCCTCGCCGGCATCGCTCCCACTTCCCTGCCGGCGCAGTGAATGACGGTCACCTTGTCTTCCGGCACTCCCATGTGCCGGATGATCTCGCCCCGCGAGAATTCGGAGATCGTGATGACACGGTTGGCGCGATTGACGGCCTTCTCCACGAAGAACTGAAAAGCCCGCCGCCCGATCGCCGTGCGCCGCCCCTTGTGCCCCAGGTAGTTGACGTCGTGCACCGTGACCACCTGCGGGCCGCGCGCCGCCAGTGGCGCGACGTAGCCGAGCGAGTGGATGACGTCGGGACTCTCACGGAAAAGCTGGAGTGGCAGGACGGCCTGCTCCCAGCTGTAGCGGAAGGCGCGCTTCATCGCTACGACGGGACACACGATTCGGCGAAAGTTTGGCGCGGGCGTGATGTCGAGATCCGCCGCCTCTCTGCTGACGAACACGGCATACTCGTTGTCCTCGTCCTGTCGCGCCAGCGCGTGTATGAGCGAGCGCGCGTATGTCTCGGTACCGCCGACGACACCGGGAATCAGATACAGCACGTTCAGAGCTATCAGCATCGTTCAGAAGTGGGGCAGCATCGCCGGCTCGGTGCCGGAAGGCCGCGGCGCCGAGGGCCACATGGCCTGGGCGCGCCTCGGAGCCCATCTGAGCCTCGAGACGAAGCGCATCAGGGCGTATGCTCCGCCCACGACGACCAAGGCGTACAAGGTCCCGCCGAAGTCGCCGCGATTGAAGTCCACGACCAGCGAGAAGGAGACGAAGTAGAGGCCGGAGTGCGTATCCGCGTTTCGCACAAGCTTCACCATGAGAAGCGAAAGGATCGAGAACACAATGAAAGGTCCGACCCACGAGAAGTTGAGAAACGCCTCAGTGACCGGCGTGTACGCGAATCCCATGAGCCCGGTAGTGCCGAACGCATCACGCATGAACTGCAGCGACAGGCTTTCCGGCTTGGCCGGCCATATGGCGCGGGGAACGAACAGTCCGGGTGCCGCGAGATAGGTGAAGCCCCACCGGAGCGGACGCTCGACGTTCACGTAATGCATGAGCGTGAAGATCGGAGACACGAACTCGCTGTTAGTGACGATCAGCTCGATGGGGTTGGTCCGCGCGAGAATGGAAGGATCCTGAAGCACCTGTCTCACGATTCCGATAGCCGTGAACGCCGCAAACGCGATGAACCCTATGACGACCGTTCCAAGCCGGATCACAGCATGGCGTCGCGTTGCGATCATCGCGGCGAGAAACACGAACATCGGCAGGAAATCGCGGCGATTCCCCATCGCGAGCTGGAACACCACGAAGAAGAGAACGGAGGCGACGAGCGCTATCCGCGCGCTCTTCGTGAGGCGGCTCCATCCGGCGAACATGAACATCACGAAGCCGTTCACCACGAACATGGACACCACCCACAACTGCGTTCCGAGAAATCGAACCTGGGAGCGGTCTATCGTGAGAGAGAGCCTGACTCCAAGCACCACGGCGTATGCACCGATGAACCCGAATGCGAGCAGGATCATGGCGGCGTTGCCGAAGGAAGGCCGGATGCGGGCGAAGACTGCCCTCGGGATGTCGTGCCACGGCTGCCGGTACCACCACTGCACCAGGTTGAATCCGAGAAATCCGGTGCCGTACATGAATGCGGCGCCGGCGATTCCCGTCCCCAGCCCGCTCAACCCCAGGAGCACCACCAGCGGGAGCGTGCCGCCATACAGGAAGAAGAAGATGACGAAGAAAAGCCGAATGTCCTGGAAGACCCACTTCCCGTCGTACAAACGAAGCAGAGCAAGCGACAGCGCGAACTGACCGAGGAGGAAGTAGGTCGCCGCGGCGAACATCGTTCCGAGTACAAGCTCGGTGAGCGCCGCGAGATGAAGCGCGGCGACCGCGCCAAGCAGAACGCCGGCGGTGGTGGGGAAGCGCGGCGACATCGGGGGGGCTGCGTCAGCCACTGTAGCTCGACCGGAATCTGCTGCGCGCAATCCGCCTGATCTGTGCCGCCTGCCGGCGCATGTAGTAGCGGATCGTCCACGCGGTGGCGCTGCCGCGCAGTCCATGCGCGCGCTTGAGGTAAGGCCAGTGCTTGTTCACCAGATATCTCGTGTTGCGCCACGCGAGGTACTCGAACCACAGGCGGTTGACTCTCTGCCCGCCAACCGCCGAGATGGGGCCTCTCAGGTGGAAACACACAGTGCTCGGCGAGAAATAGACCTTCTCGCCTGCTGCGTTTGCCGCGAGATAGAAATCCGTCTCCTCGCGCCATGAGTTGCCGGAGTACCAGGTGTCGAACCTTACCGACGAGAAAACGTCGCGACGGATGAGTGCGATCGAATGGACGTACGGCGCCCTGACCGGCGCGCCTACACGCTCGGAGAACTGCGCGTCCATCGCGTCGAGATCGAATACGTCGGCCGCATCCTTCACCGGCGACGGCGGATCCATGAGACAGCTTTCGTCGAACTCCCCGGGCACGCGCGCAGTCACTATCCTGCCGGCGATGATGGACGCGCCGAGCTCCCGCGCCTCGCGAAGCAGCGTCGAGCAGTAGTCGCCCGACAGCCAGACGTCATCCTCGCCGAACAGAACCCACTCTGTGCGCGCTGCCGCAATGCCAGCCATGCGCGACGCCGGCTGGCCCAGCTGCGATTCGTGGCGGATCACGTCCACGGGCACAGGCGAGCTTTTCGCCAGCTCACGAACCCTGTCGCTCGTTCCGTCGCTCGAGCCGTCGTCAATCACGACGATCCGCGCGACATCGGGGTGCACGAGGTACGACGGCCAGACGGCCTCGAGCGCTCTCACCCGGTTGAAGGTGGGAATGAGGATCGTGACAGACGGAGTCACGGGGTGCGCTCCGTCCGGGCGGCGCTCGCCGCGCGTGAGGCGTCCAGGCCCTTGTATCCTTCCCACCCGCCGCGCACAACGTTGACCGGGATTCGCGGGTCCATCTTGGCGAGACCCACCACACCCATCGCCGCGGCGTGCAGTAGCAGGCGCGTGGCGTATCGCAGCTGCCACAGGGGCTCGTCGCCGATCGCCTTCCACACGAACAGCACGCGCGACCGCTCGCGCTCGCGCATCTGCGCGTGGAGCGGCGGCCTGTTGATCGAGTTCGGATAGTGCTCGATCGCCACCTTCACCGACGAGATCGTTTTCCATCCCGATCTCGCGACGCGGTGCGCGACGTCCACGTCCTCGTGCCAGAAGCTGCCAAGCGCTTCGTCGAACCCTCCGACGTCGTTGATCGCGGACCGGCGGAACGACATATTGCATCCGCTGAGCCAGGCCGCGGGCTGGTCCTCGACCGGGTGACTCGCAGGACCGACGTTGAATCCGCCCCAGTCAATGCGATACCGGTCGGAGGTCAGCCCAAGCATGCGGTAAACCGCGTTGCGCGCCGGATTGTAGTGGCCAGGATGGTCCACGAATCCACCCACGCCGCCAATCTCCGGATCGTCGTAGAACGGGATCATCGAGCCAACCCACGTCTTCGGAAGACGCACGTCGTCGTCGAGAAAGGCGACGATATCCCCACGCGCCATCCGCAGCCCGGTATTGCGCGCGCACGACGTGCCGAGCCCTTCGTCGAATTCGGCAATCTGGAGCGTGAGCCGGCCGCCGAATCGCTCGCGGAGACGCTGCGCCGCGCCCGCCGGGTGCGCCTGAAGCACCAGGATCACCTCGAACGGACGCTCCGTCGCCTGCGCGGCGAGGTCCTCGATACAAAGCTCGAGCGCATCGCTTCGCTTGTACGAGGCAACAATGACGGAGAGGTCGAAATGCATGTAGGCGGCTATGAGCCTTTGAGCGCCCGCCAGTGACCGAGGAGGCCCACCCGGTCCAGCCAGCGGCGTGCGGTGTTACGGGGAATATCGTACAAATTTACCTGCCATACCCCCCTCAGTCGAGGAATCAGCGGGAACCGCCGGCGGATGACATCCTTCCGCTCCCGGCAGGAGCGCATGAACTGGTCTTCGCTCAGTCCGCCCATCCGCATTCTCGAGACGACGACGTCCACGAACCTCGTGGTCACCGGCGCGGCGAAGCAGCGCACTATGTGATCGTAGTCGCCGGCGATGGCATAGCCGGTGTCGAATTTCCCGATCGCATCGAACACCTTGCGCCTCACGAATGTCGCTGGGTGGCACAGCGTCTGGAGCGCGAGATCGTCGAGATCCACCCGGCGGCCGACTACCGCCGAGATGCTGTCATCGGCCAGCAGCATCTTCCCGTAAACCAGATCCTCTCCCCCGCTCTGGGAGATCACTCTCTCGATCGCTTCGGGCGAATAGAGGTGGTCGTCGGAATTGGCGAACAGAATGTAGGACTCGGGATCGCGCACCAGCTCGACGCCCTTGTTCATCGCGTCGTAAATCCCGGTATCCGGCTCGCTTACCCAGTAACCGATGGTCCCGTCGTAGCGGCGGAGAATGTCCAGCGTTCCATCGGTCGAGCCGCCATCCACGACGATGTGCTCGATGGCTTCGTACGTCTGCACCGCGACCGCCTGAATGGTCTGCTCGATGTATTTCGCGCCGTTGAGCACGACCGTCACGATGGACACGAGCGGGCACTCGACGGATCCGATGATCCGCTCACCGCGCAGGCGGCGTCCACCTTCAGTACAAGACATCAGCGGAATCGGAGAGCCAGTCATCCCGGAGAGCAAACCGTCGCCAGTGCTCGTCGCGGAGAAGGCGCGAGTCGTAGCGCGCGCGGTTGCGATGGTAGAACACGCGCGCCAGATCGACACGCCATTGGGTGTTCCCCGCGAGCCGGCGGGCGGCCGCCTTCAGCGCGGTGAGCCCCGCCAGCGCTGTGTGGGCGACGATTCGCTTCGCGAGCCGCCCCTTCCCCGGATGAATCGCGCGATAGTCGGTGTAGCTGTCGCAGTACCCCCGATCGGCCATGCGGCTGTTGAGATACCCCTGCGTCATGCGCGAGGCGGGTATCATGTGATGCGTGACGGCGGCGCCCACGTACGCGAATCTATAGCCGAGCTTGCGGATCTTGATGTTCAGTCCGGTCTCGTTGTCTCCGGTGAATGTTCCGGCGTTCGTGTCGGGATTGAAGCCGCCCGCCCGCACGAAGACGTCGCGCAGCACCGCCTGGTGACAGCTGAACACGCCCGGGTCGTCGTCGGAGACGATCAGAGACTCGCCCATGTCGTTGAGACTGAGGAGAGCATTCCTGCAGTGCTCGAGCACCCACACTGGCGGCTCCGTGTCCCATCGCGGCAGGACGCGCCCGGTGACTGACGCAACCTTGGGATCGGCGGCGAATCCCTCCACGATCCGCGTCAGAAGGTCGCGGTCTGCCAGCATGTCATCGTCAGTAAAATACAGAACCGCCCCCAACGCTGCCATCGCTCCGCTGTTGCGCGCGAAGTGAGCCCCCCGTCTCGGCTCCCGAAGAGGCCGCACGCGCCGGTCGCTCCCGGCAAGCCCGTAAATCACACTCCACGTGTCGTCCGTGGATTCGTTGTCCACGAGGATAAGCTCCCACCGCTCCGCGGGATACGACTGCGCGCGAAACGTCTCCACGGTCTGGCGCAGGAGCTCCGACCGGTTGTAGGTCGGAATGATCACCGAGATGAAGGGATGCTCTCCGCTCACGTGAGCGCCTCGACGATCTGCCGAAAGCGTTCCCGAAACTGCGGCGGGCCCCACCGCGCCGCATGCTCGCGACCGCGCCGCCCA belongs to Gemmatimonadaceae bacterium and includes:
- a CDS encoding glycosyltransferase; this encodes MTPSVTILIPTFNRVRALEAVWPSYLVHPDVARIVVIDDGSSDGTSDRVRELAKSSPVPVDVIRHESQLGQPASRMAGIAAARTEWVLFGEDDVWLSGDYCSTLLREARELGASIIAGRIVTARVPGEFDESCLMDPPSPVKDAADVFDLDAMDAQFSERVGAPVRAPYVHSIALIRRDVFSSVRFDTWYSGNSWREETDFYLAANAAGEKVYFSPSTVCFHLRGPISAVGGQRVNRLWFEYLAWRNTRYLVNKHWPYLKRAHGLRGSATAWTIRYYMRRQAAQIRRIARSRFRSSYSG
- a CDS encoding glycosyltransferase family 2 protein → MHFDLSVIVASYKRSDALELCIEDLAAQATERPFEVILVLQAHPAGAAQRLRERFGGRLTLQIAEFDEGLGTSCARNTGLRMARGDIVAFLDDDVRLPKTWVGSMIPFYDDPEIGGVGGFVDHPGHYNPARNAVYRMLGLTSDRYRIDWGGFNVGPASHPVEDQPAAWLSGCNMSFRRSAINDVGGFDEALGSFWHEDVDVAHRVARSGWKTISSVKVAIEHYPNSINRPPLHAQMRERERSRVLFVWKAIGDEPLWQLRYATRLLLHAAAMGVVGLAKMDPRIPVNVVRGGWEGYKGLDASRAASAARTERTP
- a CDS encoding glycosyltransferase family 2 protein; this translates as MSGEHPFISVIIPTYNRSELLRQTVETFRAQSYPAERWELILVDNESTDDTWSVIYGLAGSDRRVRPLREPRRGAHFARNSGAMAALGAVLYFTDDDMLADRDLLTRIVEGFAADPKVASVTGRVLPRWDTEPPVWVLEHCRNALLSLNDMGESLIVSDDDPGVFSCHQAVLRDVFVRAGGFNPDTNAGTFTGDNETGLNIKIRKLGYRFAYVGAAVTHHMIPASRMTQGYLNSRMADRGYCDSYTDYRAIHPGKGRLAKRIVAHTALAGLTALKAAARRLAGNTQWRVDLARVFYHRNRARYDSRLLRDEHWRRFALRDDWLSDSADVLY
- a CDS encoding glycosyltransferase family 2 protein, which produces MSCTEGGRRLRGERIIGSVECPLVSIVTVVLNGAKYIEQTIQAVAVQTYEAIEHIVVDGGSTDGTLDILRRYDGTIGYWVSEPDTGIYDAMNKGVELVRDPESYILFANSDDHLYSPEAIERVISQSGGEDLVYGKMLLADDSISAVVGRRVDLDDLALQTLCHPATFVRRKVFDAIGKFDTGYAIAGDYDHIVRCFAAPVTTRFVDVVVSRMRMGGLSEDQFMRSCRERKDVIRRRFPLIPRLRGVWQVNLYDIPRNTARRWLDRVGLLGHWRALKGS
- a CDS encoding glycosyltransferase family 1 protein; the protein is MLIALNVLYLIPGVVGGTETYARSLIHALARQDEDNEYAVFVSREAADLDITPAPNFRRIVCPVVAMKRAFRYSWEQAVLPLQLFRESPDVIHSLGYVAPLAARGPQVVTVHDVNYLGHKGRRTAIGRRAFQFFVEKAVNRANRVITISEFSRGEIIRHMGVPEDKVTVIHCAGREVGAMPARAGVAVDVVRNISRPYILAFSSLSAHKNIRGLIAAFARISSSVPHALVLVGHLPERAGVRADIEAAGDDRVHFTGYLPDSDVETLMHNASLFAFPSLYEGFGLPILDAQHAGVPVACSSAGALPEVAGEGAVLFDPHSVDDMAAALMRSLLDVDLRSRLRAKGYENARGFSWDRAASETLGVYSAVAS